A portion of the Thalassotalea sp. LPB0316 genome contains these proteins:
- the moeA gene encoding molybdopterin molybdotransferase MoeA, with the protein MSCDCFSDQQFLSVEQAIFHILENIQTVEDTELVPLDSALDRILATEVISPIQVPPHDNSAMDGYAVNFASLTNNKTVSLVGKSMAGAPFVGECLLGQCVRIMTGAVVPEGCDTVVMQEHCQVEGDTISFLQEIRQGQNIRRAGEDISQNQIILSKGKRLSAIDIALLASVGIESLSVYRKIKVALIATGDELKSPGQSLTAGDIYESNGHFLKHMLAKINADVLDYGIIADDFEQIKQAFHHADQHADVVISSGGVSVGDADYTKMVLDSIGKIGFWKISMKPGKPLAFGLLPNSVFFGLPGNPVSAAVTFYQIAMHGLAKIAGATPIERTRFIAKTQTDLKKAPGRTDFQRGYYNVNQAGEISVVSTGVQGSGVLSSIGRANCFIVLAKDQGSVSAGESVVIEPFDALLGGS; encoded by the coding sequence ATGAGTTGCGATTGTTTTTCTGATCAGCAGTTTCTCAGTGTAGAGCAAGCGATTTTTCATATTTTAGAAAACATTCAAACAGTTGAAGATACTGAATTAGTACCGCTAGATTCAGCACTTGATCGAATACTTGCGACCGAGGTGATAAGCCCTATTCAAGTGCCGCCGCACGATAACTCGGCAATGGATGGCTACGCGGTTAACTTTGCCAGTTTAACCAATAACAAAACGGTTAGCCTTGTCGGTAAATCAATGGCTGGAGCACCCTTTGTGGGCGAGTGCTTGCTAGGCCAGTGTGTTCGGATTATGACAGGCGCTGTGGTTCCTGAAGGCTGTGACACCGTAGTTATGCAAGAGCATTGTCAGGTCGAAGGCGACACTATTTCCTTCTTACAAGAGATTCGCCAAGGGCAAAATATTCGCCGAGCGGGCGAGGATATTTCACAAAACCAAATCATTTTATCTAAAGGTAAACGATTAAGCGCGATTGACATCGCACTGTTAGCATCGGTTGGTATTGAATCGCTGAGTGTTTATCGAAAAATAAAGGTTGCGCTAATTGCAACTGGCGATGAATTAAAATCACCTGGTCAGTCGCTTACTGCCGGTGATATTTACGAATCAAATGGCCATTTTTTAAAACACATGTTGGCGAAAATTAATGCTGATGTCCTAGATTATGGTATTATTGCCGACGATTTTGAGCAGATAAAACAAGCCTTTCATCACGCCGATCAACACGCTGATGTTGTTATCTCAAGTGGCGGTGTTTCAGTGGGTGATGCCGATTACACTAAAATGGTGCTCGATAGCATTGGTAAAATTGGCTTTTGGAAAATATCAATGAAACCGGGTAAACCCTTGGCTTTCGGTCTATTGCCCAACAGTGTGTTCTTTGGATTGCCAGGTAACCCTGTCTCAGCTGCGGTGACGTTCTATCAAATAGCCATGCATGGTTTAGCCAAAATAGCCGGCGCAACACCAATAGAACGAACACGTTTTATCGCCAAAACGCAAACTGATCTGAAAAAAGCACCGGGTCGCACGGATTTTCAGCGTGGCTATTATAATGTCAATCAAGCTGGCGAAATCTCAGTAGTTTCAACCGGTGTGCAAGGCTCTGGTGTGTTATCGAGTATTGGCAGGGCCAATTGTTTTATCGTGCTAGCTAAAGATCAGGGGAGTGTTTCGGCAGGTGAAAGCGTGGTCATTGAGCCATTTGATGCTCTGCTTGGCGGCTCGTAA